In Glandiceps talaboti chromosome 6, keGlaTala1.1, whole genome shotgun sequence, one DNA window encodes the following:
- the LOC144436928 gene encoding synaptonemal complex central element protein 2-like has product MENTNSVCSLNNFGDQTMLQEPERPDVVEQSNPIESAALPDNEMSGLGHVHGSNTTGTSQAMAYPVTSREMLQTAAQTLIEDINAKRKRDTTLLTDFKKNIEMQVSNSCGVLEQTLYQTYQHNGTVIQEKLQELFAILDRIATLEAELDEFKHALGLLYKDISV; this is encoded by the exons ATGGAGAACACAAACAGTGTGTGCAGTTTGAATAACTTTGGAGATCAGACTATGCTGCAAGAACCAGAACGTCCTGACGTTGTTGAACAAAG TAATCCAATTGAATCAGCAGCACTACCAGATAATGAAATGTCTGGGCTTGGTCATGTGCATGGTTCAAACACTACTGGTACTAGTCAAGCCATGGCATACCCAGTTACTAGTAGGGAGATGCTACAAACTGCTGCACAGACCCTGATAGAAGACATTAATGCTAAGAGAAAGAGAGATACAACACTGTTGACAGATTTCAAGAAAAATATAGAAATGCAG GTATCTAATTCATGTGGTGTACTGGAGCAAACATTGTACCAGACCTACCAACACAATGGAACAGTCATACAAGAGAAGCTTCAGGAATTGTTTGCTATTTTGGACAGAATTGCTACGTTGGAGGCTGAACTTGATGAATTCAAGCATGCCCTGGGACTACTGTATAAAGATATTTCAGTCTGA